The Hymenobacter sp. GOD-10R genome includes a window with the following:
- a CDS encoding DUF1501 domain-containing protein translates to MKRRDFLQTAAAAAVMPAMMGGFPLGAYGYSPELYELTGGATQTDRVLVLIQLNGGNDGLNMIIPLDQYSALMHARGDIAIAENEVLRLTAATGIHPAMAAIKNMYANGQIGVVQSVGYPNPNFSHFRATDIWTSGSDSNVTITSGWAGRYLDGEYPSFPTGYPNAQTPDPLAISIGSVVSNCVQGPTVNMGMAIASTSSFYQLLSGGVDTAPNTPAGHELTFIRQVVQQTQVYTTSIKTAASKAKNLSPLYPTAGQNTLADQLKIVAQLVAGGLQTRVYVCNLGGFDTHATQVPTTGSNSTGTHATLLGRIAQALEAFQDDLRLLRVQDRVVGMTFSEFGRRIKSNSSKGTDHGAAAPLIVFGTSVNPIIHGTNPVLPDTAGVNDNVPMQFDFRSIYASILKDWFAVPQNVLNALLPSGTGQFPYVPVLRPGVVTGTASAADLSVAGFSVYPNPARTHATITFESGGGHVQVLVFDMVGREVLRVVDRALPKGQQHLPLDVSQLAAGSYYCHVQEGSRTNSRLVAVQ, encoded by the coding sequence ATGAAACGCAGAGATTTTCTTCAGACGGCAGCAGCGGCGGCAGTGATGCCCGCCATGATGGGCGGCTTCCCGCTGGGGGCATACGGCTACTCACCAGAACTCTACGAACTAACGGGCGGCGCCACACAAACCGACCGAGTTTTGGTCTTAATTCAGCTCAATGGTGGCAACGACGGGCTGAACATGATTATCCCCCTCGACCAGTATTCGGCGTTAATGCATGCGCGCGGCGATATCGCTATTGCGGAAAACGAGGTATTGCGCCTAACAGCCGCTACGGGCATCCATCCAGCGATGGCGGCTATCAAGAATATGTATGCTAACGGCCAGATTGGGGTGGTGCAAAGCGTGGGCTACCCGAACCCAAACTTCAGCCACTTCCGCGCCACCGACATCTGGACCTCCGGTTCCGATTCCAACGTGACCATCACCTCCGGGTGGGCCGGGCGCTATCTGGATGGCGAATACCCTAGCTTCCCGACGGGCTACCCCAATGCCCAGACGCCCGACCCGCTGGCCATCAGCATTGGGTCGGTGGTGAGCAACTGCGTGCAAGGGCCTACGGTGAACATGGGCATGGCCATTGCCAGCACTTCGTCGTTCTACCAGCTGCTTTCGGGTGGCGTCGATACGGCGCCCAACACTCCGGCAGGCCACGAACTAACATTTATCCGGCAAGTGGTGCAGCAAACGCAGGTGTATACCACCAGCATCAAAACAGCCGCCAGCAAAGCCAAAAATCTGTCGCCGCTGTACCCAACGGCCGGGCAAAACACCTTAGCCGACCAGCTCAAGATTGTAGCCCAGCTCGTAGCAGGCGGGCTCCAAACACGGGTGTACGTGTGCAACCTAGGTGGCTTCGATACGCACGCCACGCAGGTACCAACCACCGGTAGCAATTCTACTGGTACGCACGCTACCCTGCTTGGTAGAATAGCGCAGGCACTCGAAGCTTTTCAGGATGACTTGCGCCTTCTGCGAGTGCAGGACCGCGTGGTGGGCATGACGTTCTCGGAGTTTGGGCGGCGCATCAAATCTAACTCCAGCAAGGGAACCGACCACGGTGCCGCGGCGCCGCTTATCGTGTTCGGCACTAGCGTCAACCCTATTATCCACGGCACTAATCCGGTGCTTCCTGACACAGCGGGCGTCAACGACAATGTGCCGATGCAATTCGATTTCCGCAGCATTTACGCCAGTATTTTGAAAGACTGGTTTGCCGTGCCGCAGAACGTCTTGAATGCCTTGCTACCTTCCGGCACTGGGCAATTTCCTTATGTGCCCGTGCTGCGCCCGGGCGTTGTGACCGGCACGGCCTCGGCCGCTGATTTGAGTGTTGCGGGTTTTAGCGTTTACCCCAACCCGGCGCGTACGCACGCAACCATTACGTTCGAATCGGGCGGTGGGCACGTGCAGGTGCTGGTGTTCGATATGGTGGGGCGGGAAGTACTTCGCGTGGTAGATCGTGCGTTGCCGAAGGGTCAGCAGCACCTACCCCTCGACGTCAGTCAGCTCGCAGCGGGCTCCTATTATTGTCACGTGCAGGAAGGCAGCCGGACTAACTCCCGGCTAGTGGCGGTGCAGTAA
- a CDS encoding SOS response-associated peptidase has protein sequence MCGRYTFISPAPFIEERFDASFTEPTPANYNAAPSQRLPVITNTEPGRIQLLQWGLLPSWVKDVKAAPKPINARAETLPEKPSFRQLLQRRRCLVLADSFYEWQQTEAKTKTPKTPHRILLRDEQPFAFAGLWDEWADRTTGEVIPTFTIITTEPNDLMARLHNRMPVILPDRQAELAWLDDGVPAAAHQELLLPYPTEAMKEYAITTLINSPANNTAAVLEPAA, from the coding sequence ATGTGCGGCCGCTACACGTTTATTTCGCCTGCTCCCTTTATTGAAGAGCGCTTCGACGCAAGTTTTACGGAGCCAACCCCTGCTAACTATAACGCGGCGCCTTCACAGCGCTTACCTGTGATTACGAACACGGAGCCCGGTCGTATTCAGCTGTTGCAGTGGGGCTTGTTGCCAAGCTGGGTGAAAGACGTGAAAGCGGCGCCTAAGCCCATCAACGCACGCGCCGAGACGTTGCCGGAAAAACCGTCGTTTCGACAGTTGCTACAGCGCCGCCGTTGTCTGGTATTGGCCGACAGCTTCTATGAATGGCAGCAAACGGAGGCGAAGACGAAAACGCCCAAAACGCCCCACCGAATTCTGTTGCGTGATGAACAGCCGTTTGCTTTCGCGGGACTCTGGGATGAGTGGGCCGATCGTACCACGGGTGAAGTGATTCCCACGTTCACTATCATTACTACCGAACCCAACGACCTGATGGCGCGGCTGCATAACCGTATGCCCGTTATCCTGCCCGACCGCCAAGCGGAGCTAGCTTGGCTCGATGATGGAGTGCCGGCTGCTGCTCATCAAGAACTGCTGCTACCGTATCCAACAGAGGCGATGAAGGAATATGCGATTACAACGTTGATTAACTCGCCTGCCAACAACACGGCAGCGGTGCTAGAGCCCGCTGCTTAA
- a CDS encoding lectin-like domain-containing protein produces the protein MKTFSTLLSTYSLSHRLRFGLLTLLGSAALTPALAQSTPAGFPRNETFKGNTASNFDFGGTARLTGTSTLGNDINGQGYLRLTDASTFQAGYVIDKIGFSSAAGFTISFEFFSYGGNGADGFSVFLVDADQPSTGFRIGSTGGALGYAQRNITPIADGVSKGYIGIGIDEYGNYANGSEGRVGGYNNTKDNTTFPNAVSIRGAGNGSSTTDYPYLTGTGSDALGFPLAVGTSRAQPGSADYRRAFIDVVASGTAPNQTYKITVRIQHGNQVRTAVENFTVNTPPDRLRLGFAGSTGSLTNIHEIRNLNIVRVPYANNDVATTTYNSNPITIDVLSNDEAQGSSIDPATVDLDPNRDGIQSSVAVAGKGTFSVNSAGIVTFKPSGTFAGVVEVPYTMQSILGASYTSSPANISVTVQGADVATTMSGPSVVQTNSLVTYSMSTSNSGSLPATNVQPTMQLPIAMPRGRIKEISNDGTYNPLTGQVTFPAINSLASGAAPVTNSVSFFVPVTLSQTLTTEATSASTTPDPTPSNNTASMLAKVGAPLPVELTAFSARADREDAQLNWATASEKDNDHFEVERSTDGANFSKVGQVQGKGTTSAASAYAHRDVRAARLGARTVYYRLRQVDTDGDSKYSNVETVQFATAKTSISLYPNPSAGSATLDLTELAPGDYAIQMLDITGRVVREQKLAGAQEHVFDVQDLRQGSYIVRVRGGATNVTLPLVRN, from the coding sequence GCCAGCCTTGGCGCAATCAACACCCGCTGGTTTTCCGCGAAATGAAACCTTCAAAGGAAACACAGCGTCCAACTTTGACTTTGGTGGCACCGCGCGGTTGACCGGTACTAGCACCCTCGGCAACGACATCAACGGACAAGGTTATCTACGCCTGACGGATGCTTCCACTTTTCAAGCCGGTTATGTAATCGACAAAATCGGTTTTTCGTCGGCAGCAGGTTTCACCATTTCCTTTGAGTTCTTCTCTTACGGTGGCAATGGAGCCGACGGCTTTAGCGTATTCTTAGTAGATGCCGATCAGCCGAGCACTGGATTCCGCATTGGTTCAACGGGTGGTGCTCTGGGGTACGCACAACGTAACATTACGCCCATTGCCGATGGAGTTTCTAAAGGCTACATCGGCATCGGTATCGATGAATACGGTAACTACGCTAACGGTTCGGAAGGCCGAGTAGGAGGCTACAACAACACGAAGGATAATACCACATTCCCGAACGCAGTGTCCATCCGCGGCGCTGGCAACGGCTCTTCCACCACCGATTATCCTTATTTGACAGGAACCGGCTCTGATGCGCTAGGTTTTCCGCTGGCCGTAGGCACTTCGCGCGCTCAGCCGGGTTCGGCTGACTACCGGCGTGCTTTCATCGACGTGGTGGCCAGTGGTACGGCGCCCAACCAGACCTATAAGATTACCGTGCGTATTCAGCATGGCAACCAGGTGCGCACGGCTGTGGAGAATTTCACGGTGAACACGCCCCCCGATCGGTTGCGTCTAGGTTTTGCCGGCTCGACAGGTAGCCTGACGAACATTCACGAAATTCGGAACCTGAATATTGTGCGTGTGCCTTACGCCAACAACGACGTAGCCACGACCACATACAACAGCAACCCGATTACAATTGATGTACTAAGCAACGACGAAGCCCAAGGCAGCAGCATCGATCCGGCCACCGTCGACCTAGATCCGAACAGAGATGGTATTCAGAGTAGCGTTGCTGTAGCGGGAAAGGGAACGTTCAGCGTCAATTCAGCGGGGATAGTGACGTTCAAGCCGAGCGGTACGTTCGCGGGCGTTGTGGAAGTACCCTACACCATGCAGTCTATTCTGGGTGCTAGCTATACATCTAGCCCTGCCAACATCAGCGTGACGGTGCAGGGCGCCGACGTAGCTACTACGATGAGTGGACCGTCAGTAGTGCAAACAAATTCGCTGGTCACGTACTCTATGTCGACGTCGAACAGTGGGTCTTTGCCTGCTACCAACGTGCAGCCTACCATGCAGTTGCCTATTGCAATGCCACGTGGCCGCATCAAAGAAATAAGCAACGACGGAACGTACAACCCACTTACGGGTCAGGTTACCTTTCCAGCTATTAACTCACTCGCTAGTGGGGCTGCGCCGGTAACCAACTCGGTTTCGTTCTTCGTGCCAGTGACACTTTCGCAGACGCTCACCACGGAGGCCACGTCGGCGTCGACCACTCCGGACCCAACGCCAAGCAACAACACGGCTAGCATGCTCGCGAAAGTAGGAGCACCGCTGCCCGTAGAGCTTACCGCTTTTAGCGCCCGCGCCGACCGCGAAGATGCTCAACTAAACTGGGCTACGGCTTCGGAGAAAGACAACGACCACTTTGAAGTAGAACGCTCAACGGATGGAGCAAACTTCAGCAAGGTGGGGCAGGTACAAGGCAAGGGGACAACTAGCGCTGCTTCAGCGTATGCCCACCGCGACGTACGAGCCGCCCGCCTGGGAGCGAGAACAGTGTATTATCGTCTGCGGCAAGTAGATACGGACGGTGACAGCAAATACAGCAACGTGGAAACCGTGCAGTTCGCAACGGCCAAAACGTCGATCAGCTTGTACCCAAACCCCTCGGCGGGTAGCGCCACGCTCGACCTAACCGAGCTAGCTCCCGGCGACTACGCCATCCAGATGTTGGATATCACTGGGCGAGTGGTGCGTGAGCAGAAGCTAGCTGGTGCCCAGGAGCATGTCTTCGACGTGCAAGACCTACGTCAAGGCTCGTACATAGTGCGGGTACGCGGCGGTGCTACCAACGTAACGCTGCCTTTGGTACGTAACTAA